The genomic region ATTTTTAACCAAGGGGAAATGGGCGAAGAATGTTATTTAATCGAGGCAGGAGAAGTGGGCATTGTTTTTCAAAGTCCGCTTGGTGAGATAAAATTGTTAGCTGAATTATCGCCCCCGACTTTATTTGGCGAAGCGACGTTGATTACCAAATCGTCTCGTAACGCGACTGCAAAAGCACTGACTAATTGTAATCTTTTTGTCTTACGATACGAAGATTTATCTGAATTAATTGAATCGGAAACGAATGTCGCTCAAATGTTTATGACTTTAATGGTTGATCGAAGTCGACCTTTAAAAAATCCATCGGTAAGTGTGCACCAACGTACGGCTGCTGATGGAGAAACAATCACGATTTTAAAAAACGAGATGACAGGAAAATATTTTAAACTTTCCGATGAAGGCGCTTTTATCTGGCATGCTTTAAATGGTAAACAAACCTTGCAAGATATTACGATGGATTTAGCGCATCATTTCCATGTTTTTGCACCCGATATGGTAGCTGCTTTAATTTCAAAGTTAAATAGAGAAGGCTTTATTAGTAATATTCATGTTACAGCTCCTGTTCAAGATAAGCGTTCGTCTTGGGTAAAAAAATTGAAGAAAATAAAAAAACTCTTTGCCAGTAGAATTGCATTTGGTGATGTTGATCCTTGGATGACTACTTTCTATCAACGCTTTATTCGATATTTTTTTACGCCGGCAGCAAGTGTCATTTGGTTAATTTTAGTGATTGCAGGTTTTCTTTCTTTTGCCGTGAATACCCAATCAGTTTTATTATTTTTTGCAAAAAAACATATTAGCTTATTATTGCTCTTAGGACTTATCCCCTTTAGTTTAATAGCAGCTTTTCTTCATGAGTTGGGCCATGCTTTTGCTGTAAAAGCCTATGGGCGTGAAGTCCATTTTATTGGAATTGGTTGGAATGGTTTCCTTCCCATCGCCTTTACGGATACGTCTGATATGTGGCTTGCGACAAGAAAGCCGCGCATGATGGTGAACCTGGCAGGCGTATATGTAGATTTTTTTCTAGCGGGAATGGCAGCGTTGGGTATATTGCTAATTAGCAATCCTTATTTACAAGGAATACTTTGGTTATTTTCTCTCTATACCTATGTCAGTGCATTGCGTATGTTAAGTCCTTTAAAAGAAATGGATGGTTATTATGTTTTAATGGACTGGTTGGAAAAAAACAAATTACGCCATGCATCAGTAGCATGGCTTGTTAATAAATTTCCACGCAGCATTACTAACCCTCGTCTTTTTAGAGAAAACTGGCCTGAAGTCAGCTACTGGGTACTCAGTATTTTATATTTAGTTTTTATTACTACTATTACAGTTATTATTCAAAAATCCGTCTATGTTGCTTTGGGAATTCATACCCCCAGTCCTTATTTAACCTTAATTATTCCCGTGTTAGTTTTTTTCCTCTCTTGTATGAATATTCTTATTGAAATTAAAAACCAAAGCGCAGAGTGAAGAGACCCATTCAGCTGAATAGATACGGTGATTTAAATTGCGTAGGATTAGCCTCGAGCGTTGAACATTTGTTGAGATAACTCCTTCAACACAGCTTTCCCGCGTACGCTACTTCCACTTGCATCGATCGGGGGAGAAAACACCACAATGGCCATTTTCTGAGGAATAATAGCTAAAAGTCCGCCACTGACGCCATTTTTGGTGGGGAGGCCCACAGTAGTAAACCAAGCGCCACTTTCTTCATATAAACCATTGGTTATCATTTGGGCGACGATCATGTTCACGTGTGACTCACTATAAATACGAGCATGAGTTAGCGGGTGAACTCCTCCGTTAGCGAGTGTTGCACCCATCAAAGCGAGTTGTTTAGCAGTGACCATCATGGAACATGCTTTGGTATAACGATCCAATGCTTCCGCACCGTTACCCATGGTCATATCATACAATTGGAGTAATTCAGTCAGAACGCGATTATTGAGATTGGTTGCAGTCTCTGATTGGTAGACAGCTTGACCTAAAAATGCTTTATTATCGCTTAATTTTTTAAATAAATTAAAGACTCGCTGCCATTTTTCATTGTTATCTTTACCTTTAATAAAACTTGCAACTTGGATGGCACCTGCATTGACTAACGGATTTTGTAAGTGATCCGCTTTTTGAATAAGCGGAATCGGGGAATTAAAGGGAAAACCAGTCGCATTCAATCCAACTTTTTCCGTAATCCAATTCTCATCGTAATCTTCTAAAGCTAAACCATAGACAAAAATTTTTGAAATAGATTCGATGGCGAA from Gammaproteobacteria bacterium harbors:
- a CDS encoding cyclic nucleotide-binding domain-containing protein — translated: MDDPKVSLTSRVTLLRGFPCFASLSVEQIDQLAGYLHEVHYSPLQSIVSQHDLIDSVYFIVQGSAEVTHEIINKKIIKSVPVALLNENESIGLNEKGFYSITGQRTATVKAVTPLLALKLSLADLTNFLQKNHLEKVMFASAKQTLRMHFIKQSLPFANLSPQRLKWLAERIKEKKYKAGDVIFNQGEMGEECYLIEAGEVGIVFQSPLGEIKLLAELSPPTLFGEATLITKSSRNATAKALTNCNLFVLRYEDLSELIESETNVAQMFMTLMVDRSRPLKNPSVSVHQRTAADGETITILKNEMTGKYFKLSDEGAFIWHALNGKQTLQDITMDLAHHFHVFAPDMVAALISKLNREGFISNIHVTAPVQDKRSSWVKKLKKIKKLFASRIAFGDVDPWMTTFYQRFIRYFFTPAASVIWLILVIAGFLSFAVNTQSVLLFFAKKHISLLLLLGLIPFSLIAAFLHELGHAFAVKAYGREVHFIGIGWNGFLPIAFTDTSDMWLATRKPRMMVNLAGVYVDFFLAGMAALGILLISNPYLQGILWLFSLYTYVSALRMLSPLKEMDGYYVLMDWLEKNKLRHASVAWLVNKFPRSITNPRLFRENWPEVSYWVLSILYLVFITTITVIIQKSVYVALGIHTPSPYLTLIIPVLVFFLSCMNILIEIKNQSAE
- the glsA gene encoding glutaminase A — encoded protein: MKYFFGWLYIVASVSIGCAFAKESVTSLALKENINALYLKYQNETGGKNADYIPELAKVNPAYFAIAIATPNGELIAAGDADVPFAIESISKIFVYGLALEDYDENWITEKVGLNATGFPFNSPIPLIQKADHLQNPLVNAGAIQVASFIKGKDNNEKWQRVFNLFKKLSDNKAFLGQAVYQSETATNLNNRVLTELLQLYDMTMGNGAEALDRYTKACSMMVTAKQLALMGATLANGGVHPLTHARIYSESHVNMIVAQMITNGLYEESGAWFTTVGLPTKNGVSGGLLAIIPQKMAIVVFSPPIDASGSSVRGKAVLKELSQQMFNARG